A genomic window from Candidatus Hinthialibacter antarcticus includes:
- a CDS encoding mandelate racemase/muconate lactonizing enzyme family protein, giving the protein MGDIFKKGNLHSRRSFLQTAGVAGLGASTLFSSIWTDEAIAQGVNRSSAPSELKITDLRIAVVQRAPMRVPVIRIDTNQGISGYGEVRDGGAKEYALFLKSRLLGENPCNVEKIFKKIKQFGHHGRQAGGVCGVEMALWDLAGKAYGVPVYQMLGGRYRDKIRMYCDTTYSDDPKIYAQRMKDRVKDGYTFLKMDLGANMLRDIPNTVTRPLGDWPSSYVKHPFTAMELTDKGIGILADFVGAIRDEVGYELPLAADHFGHIGVNSCIRLGKALEPYQMAWLEDLVPWEYTDMWRQITEAIDVPTLTGEDIYLKEEFIKLCDAHAVDMIHPDLASSGGILETKRIGDYAEAKGVAMAMHFAGTPISCMANVHCAAATQNFIALENHSVDVKWWDTMVDGISKPIINKGFITVPKGPGLGIEVNEEVIKEHLHPDEGGLFEPTEQWNEMRSWDRLWS; this is encoded by the coding sequence ATGGGTGATATTTTCAAAAAGGGTAACTTGCATTCACGCCGTTCTTTTTTACAAACGGCGGGCGTCGCGGGACTGGGCGCATCCACTTTGTTTTCCAGCATCTGGACTGATGAGGCGATTGCGCAGGGCGTCAATCGTAGTTCCGCGCCTTCTGAATTAAAAATTACCGACCTTCGTATTGCGGTGGTCCAACGGGCGCCGATGCGGGTTCCTGTGATTCGCATTGACACCAATCAGGGCATCTCCGGCTATGGCGAAGTGCGCGACGGCGGGGCGAAGGAATACGCGTTATTTTTAAAGAGCCGCCTATTGGGCGAGAACCCGTGTAACGTCGAAAAGATTTTCAAGAAGATCAAACAATTTGGTCATCATGGCCGCCAGGCGGGCGGCGTCTGCGGCGTCGAAATGGCGCTGTGGGACCTGGCAGGCAAGGCGTACGGCGTTCCTGTCTATCAAATGCTGGGCGGACGATACCGCGACAAAATACGCATGTATTGCGACACGACCTATTCGGATGATCCCAAGATTTATGCGCAACGGATGAAAGATCGCGTCAAAGACGGCTACACCTTTCTCAAGATGGATCTCGGCGCCAACATGCTGCGCGATATTCCCAACACGGTGACGCGTCCGTTGGGCGACTGGCCCAGTTCTTATGTCAAACACCCGTTCACTGCGATGGAACTGACCGACAAAGGCATTGGCATTCTTGCGGACTTTGTCGGCGCGATTCGCGATGAAGTCGGGTATGAACTGCCGCTGGCGGCGGACCACTTCGGGCACATCGGCGTGAACAGCTGCATCCGCTTAGGTAAGGCGCTGGAGCCGTATCAAATGGCGTGGCTCGAAGATTTAGTGCCTTGGGAATATACCGACATGTGGCGCCAGATCACTGAAGCGATTGACGTGCCGACGCTGACTGGCGAAGACATTTATCTCAAAGAAGAATTCATCAAACTGTGCGACGCGCATGCAGTCGATATGATTCACCCCGACCTGGCGTCGTCGGGCGGTATTCTCGAAACCAAGCGCATCGGCGACTACGCCGAAGCCAAAGGCGTTGCGATGGCGATGCACTTCGCTGGAACGCCGATCTCCTGCATGGCGAATGTCCATTGCGCGGCGGCGACGCAAAACTTTATCGCGCTCGAAAACCACTCCGTGGACGTCAAATGGTGGGACACTATGGTGGACGGCATCTCCAAACCCATCATCAATAAGGGTTTTATCACGGTACCCAAAGGCCCCGGCCTGGGCATCGAAGTGAATGAAGAAGTTATCAAAGAACATTTGCATCCTGACGAAGGCGGCTTGTTTGAACCGACGGAACAATGGAACGAGATGCGTTCGTGGGACCGTTTGTGGTCGTAA